The sequence below is a genomic window from Candidatus Omnitrophota bacterium.
TTGGATTTCTTAAATGCGGCCATGATTACTTCTAACTGTTTACGGATTCCTTCTTCGCCTTTAGGTTCGATTCCGGCAGCCTTCTCCATCACGACATCAGAATACATCATGATTAATCGTCGGTAAGCATCGTAAACAAAACGGCTGTTTTGGCCACTCTGTTTGATCAGGCCGGGGATAGTTAATTCATTCAGGCCGACATTTAAAACCGTTTCCATCATTCCAGGCATGGATTTTCTTGCTCCAGAGCGCACAGAGAATAAAAGCGGATTATTCATATCTCCGAATTTTCTTCCCATTAATTTTTCTACTTTTTCCAGAGCCAGTAAAACCTGTCCTTTTAATTCTTTGGGGTATTTCTTTTTATTCTGGTAATAATATGTGCAGACCTCTGTTGTGCAGGTAAACCCCGCGGGTACTGGGAGCATTAGGTCTTTATTACCGGCCATCTCTGCAAGGTTGGCGCCTTTGCCACCTAAGAGGTTCTTCATGCTTTCGTTACCATCTGCTTTGCCTCCACCGAAGGAGTAAACGTATTTCTTTGCCATTACTTTTTAAACCCTTCCTTTCTGTTGAAATCCTAAATAAGCTGTAAGTTTTAAGCTGTAAGCTTATAGCTTATCGCTTACGGCTTGTTTAGTTCCTAAGTTAATTTCTCAACGAAGTAATCTTTTAACCTAGTAATATTAATTCTTTCCTGTAACATCGTATCTCTGCTACGCACTGTGGCCTGCCTATCTTCTAAGCTTTGAACATCTACGGTTACGCAAAATAGTGTCCCTACTTCATCTTGCCTGCGGTAGAGCTTACCGATTGCTCCAGTATCATCATAAACCGTGATAAAAGATTTTTTTAAATCTTTAGCGATATTTTTAGTCAATTCTACAATTTCCGGGCGATTCCGTAAAAGAGGCAGTACAGCAATTTTAGTGGGAGCCAATTCTTTGTTTAATTTTAAGACTACGCGAATATCTTCTTTTACTTTTTCTTCATGGTAGGCGTCGACTAATATTGCCAGGATGCTTCTATCTACTCCTCCAGACGGCTCAATGATATAAGGATAAAATCTTTCTTTCTTTTGATCATCAAAATACTGTAGTTCTTTACCGCTAAATTTAGAATGTTGTTTTAGGTCAAAATCCGTGCGGTTGGCGATTCCCTCAAGTTCACTCCAGCCAAATGGAAAACTATACTCAATGTCAGTACAGGCTTTGGCATAGTGAGCAAGTTCTTTATTGTCATGCTGGCGTTTACGTAAGTTCTCCTTTTTTATGCCAAGGTTTAAATACCAATTAAATCTTTCTTCAACCCAGGCCTCATAAGCCATGTCTGCATCAAGCGGCCTGCAAAAATATTCGATCTCCATTTGTTCAAATTCACGCGTGCGGAAAATAAAGTTTCCTGGGGTAATTTCATTACGGAATGATTTACCAATCTGTGCTAAGCCAAAAGGAAGTTTTGGATGTTTTGAATCAAGGATGTTCAGGAAGTTTACAAACATTCCTTGGGCGGTTTCAGGACGCAGATGGATTTGGTTTGAGGCGTCTTCTACTGGGCCCTGATGAGTTTTAAACATTAAATTGAACGGCCGAGATTCAGTAAGTTCGCCTTTACATTCCGGGCATTTTGTTTTATCTTTAAGGTCCGCGGTTTTAAAACGCTTTTTACAAACTTTGCAATCGCTTTTTAAATCAAAGAAGTTTTCTACGTGGCCGCTGGCTTCCCAGACGCGAGGGTGCATAAGAATAGCTGCGTCCATCCCTAAGACATCATTTCTTTCGTAGACAGACGCCTTCCACCATGCGCGCTTAAGGTTATTTTTTAATTCCACGCCATATGGGCCGTAATCCCAGGTATTGCTTAAGCCGCCATAAATTTCGCTTCCCTGAAAAATAAAACCTCTGCGTTTACATAGAGAAGCGATCTTATCCATTAAATTTTCTTCCATAATCTTTTATTTTTAGCTCAATTTTAGTTAAAAGTCAAGGAATAATGGGACCGTTTCTATTTTTATTGGTTCTTGAGTTGAAAAATAGAAACGGTCCCATTATTCTATTCATAACCGTATTTTCTGATAAACCATTTTTTGACGGCTTGGACAAAGAATAAATAAGTAACGACCATAATAAATAATACTAGAAAATACATTGGTGGCGGTTTTACAAATCCAAAAGGCTTAGCCAGCGCGGTAAATGGTATGGCAATGCCTATAGATACTATGGCAACTGACATGAATATTAAGAACCTGCTTGGCCGGCTCTCAATAAAAGGAATTTTCCCGGTACGAATTATATGTATAACTAGAGTTTGAGTGCATAATGATTCAATAAACCATCCCGTATGGAAGAGTTCAGCTTGCGCGTGGAAAATAAATAACATAACCCCATAGGTAAGAAAGTCGTATACTGAACTAATCGGCCCAATAATTACCATAAAATTTCTGATGTATTTTATATTCCAGGGCCTTGGCTTTATAACATATTCTTTATCAACTTTATCCGTTGGTATTGCTATTTGTGATACATCATAAAGGAAATTATTTAGTAGTATTTGAATAGGGAGCATAGGTAGAAAAGGTAAAAATAGGCTGCCTCCGGTCATGCTGAGCATATTACCAAAGTTGGAGCTTGAACCCATTTTGATGTATTTGACAATGTTTCCGAATGTCCTCCTGCCTTCGATTACTCCATCTTCTAGAACCATAAGGCTCTTTTTTAGTAAAATAATATCTGCAGATTCTTTGGCAATGTCTACAGCGTTATTTACTGAAATTCCGACATCTGAAGTTTTTAAAGCAGGAGCGTCGTTTATACCGTCTCCCAGGTACCCTACAATGTGGCCGTTTGCATGAAGCGCCCCGATTACCCTCTCTTTTTGCAGGGGTGATAGTCTAGCAAAAATATTAGTTGTTTTTACTAATTCCCTCAATTGAAAATTGTCTAATTTTTCTACGGTTTCACCAGTTACTAACCCTTCTACATTCAAACCCACTTCGCTGCAAATTTTTTTTGTAACTAGTTCGTTGTCTCCGGTTAAAACTTTAAAATCTACTCCTAGTTTTTTAAGCGCTTGGATTGCTCTTTTTGAGCTAGGTTTTGGGGGGTCGAGAAAAGCAATATAACCTTTTAGTATTAATTCTTTCTCATCGTCTTTTGAATAAGCCTCTTTTTTATTCTCAAAATTTTTATATGCAATAGCTAAGACTCTAAAGCCGTCAGCGCTTAAAGAATCAAATTCTTCTTTTAAATCCGAAATGATCAACGGATCTATGTCAAAGATTTCCCCGTCTAACTCATATTGAAGGCATCTTTTGAATATTTCCTCCGGAGCGCCTTTTGAAATAATTTTATGTTTATCTTCTGAGGCTACAACAACGGACATGATTTTTCTGGAGAAATCAAAAGGTATCTCATCGATTTTTGTGTATTCTTTTACTAGTAGTTTTTCATGTTTAAGAATTGCTCGATCTAAAAGATTTTTAAGCCCAGTTTGATAAAAACTATTTATGTAGGCGTAGCGTAAGGTATCCTCATCTTCTTTTCTAACTACATCGCAGTGTTTTTCTAAGACGATTTTGTCCATAGTGAGAGTACCGGTTTTATCGGTACACAGGACATCCATAGCGCCGAAATTCTGTATGGAATTCAAGCGTTTTACGATGACATCTTTCTTTGACATAGAGATGGCGCCTTTAGAAAGATTCAGGGTTACTATCATTGGCAGCATTTCTGGTGCTAGCCCTACCGCAACTCCTAAGGAGAATAGTAGCGCTTCAATTAGATTACCGTGGCGAAAAGCTATGATAGCAAAAATAAACATAACCATACAAATCATCGCTTTGACCATGAGCATGGTAAATTTATTTACACCTTTATCAAAACTGGTTTCTATGCGCATAGTTGATAGCCGACGGGAAAGTTCTCCGAATTGGGTAGCGATACCTGTTTTGATGACTATGCCCAGCGCTGTGCCGCTCACTACGCTGGAACCCATAAAAGCGATGTTGGTTAATTCAGATATAGAATTATTTTTTGGAGTGATTGGAGTGGATATTTTTTCAATAGGAAAAGATTCTCCTGTTAAAGAGGCCTGATTAATGAATAGGTCTTTACAGGATATAATCCTTAAGTCAGCAGGAATCA
It includes:
- a CDS encoding glycine--tRNA ligase; translation: MDKIASLCKRRGFIFQGSEIYGGLSNTWDYGPYGVELKNNLKRAWWKASVYERNDVLGMDAAILMHPRVWEASGHVENFFDLKSDCKVCKKRFKTADLKDKTKCPECKGELTESRPFNLMFKTHQGPVEDASNQIHLRPETAQGMFVNFLNILDSKHPKLPFGLAQIGKSFRNEITPGNFIFRTREFEQMEIEYFCRPLDADMAYEAWVEERFNWYLNLGIKKENLRKRQHDNKELAHYAKACTDIEYSFPFGWSELEGIANRTDFDLKQHSKFSGKELQYFDDQKKERFYPYIIEPSGGVDRSILAILVDAYHEEKVKEDIRVVLKLNKELAPTKIAVLPLLRNRPEIVELTKNIAKDLKKSFITVYDDTGAIGKLYRRQDEVGTLFCVTVDVQSLEDRQATVRSRDTMLQERINITRLKDYFVEKLT
- the mgtA gene encoding magnesium-translocating P-type ATPase → MDFFKQKNINGTNGSQKAQVLDFDYPRCTKEVIFEKLSTSQKGITEQEAKKRLLEYGLNEPAKKKKRNILKEIFSKFLNPLVIVLLVIGSFSLFFGEKISALIVFLMAVMSVMLAFVQEHRASKAAEKLSEMVRTTATVLRNGKSKEISIREIVPGDIVDLFAGDMIPADLRIISCKDLFINQASLTGESFPIEKISTPITPKNNSISELTNIAFMGSSVVSGTALGIVIKTGIATQFGELSRRLSTMRIETSFDKGVNKFTMLMVKAMICMVMFIFAIIAFRHGNLIEALLFSLGVAVGLAPEMLPMIVTLNLSKGAISMSKKDVIVKRLNSIQNFGAMDVLCTDKTGTLTMDKIVLEKHCDVVRKEDEDTLRYAYINSFYQTGLKNLLDRAILKHEKLLVKEYTKIDEIPFDFSRKIMSVVVASEDKHKIISKGAPEEIFKRCLQYELDGEIFDIDPLIISDLKEEFDSLSADGFRVLAIAYKNFENKKEAYSKDDEKELILKGYIAFLDPPKPSSKRAIQALKKLGVDFKVLTGDNELVTKKICSEVGLNVEGLVTGETVEKLDNFQLRELVKTTNIFARLSPLQKERVIGALHANGHIVGYLGDGINDAPALKTSDVGISVNNAVDIAKESADIILLKKSLMVLEDGVIEGRRTFGNIVKYIKMGSSSNFGNMLSMTGGSLFLPFLPMLPIQILLNNFLYDVSQIAIPTDKVDKEYVIKPRPWNIKYIRNFMVIIGPISSVYDFLTYGVMLFIFHAQAELFHTGWFIESLCTQTLVIHIIRTGKIPFIESRPSRFLIFMSVAIVSIGIAIPFTALAKPFGFVKPPPMYFLVLFIMVVTYLFFVQAVKKWFIRKYGYE